One region of Pseudoalteromonas galatheae genomic DNA includes:
- a CDS encoding OmpH family outer membrane protein, with amino-acid sequence MKKFIKSSTLAMTAALMMGASGSAFAHKVGIVDMQEVYKQIPQMAKIEQTLQAEFAERRQELEKIQGDIRFEAEKFKREATTMSEEQKEALREKIQGMQKTLAEKGRPLEQEIKARQNQELAKVQKLIVDAIESVAKKGKFDEVKVKDTTIYFNPDKVADLSDDVVKAVSNK; translated from the coding sequence GTGAAAAAATTTATTAAATCATCAACACTAGCCATGACAGCTGCACTAATGATGGGTGCTTCGGGTAGCGCATTTGCACATAAGGTAGGCATCGTAGATATGCAGGAAGTGTATAAGCAAATTCCACAAATGGCGAAAATTGAACAAACGCTACAAGCGGAGTTTGCTGAGCGTCGTCAAGAGCTTGAAAAAATTCAGGGTGACATTCGTTTTGAAGCGGAAAAGTTCAAGCGCGAAGCGACCACAATGAGCGAAGAGCAAAAAGAAGCACTTCGTGAGAAGATCCAAGGCATGCAAAAGACACTTGCTGAAAAAGGTCGTCCACTAGAGCAAGAAATTAAAGCACGTCAAAACCAAGAACTTGCAAAAGTACAAAAGTTAATCGTGGATGCGATTGAATCCGTTGCTAAAAAAGGTAAGTTTGACGAAGTTAAAGTAAAAGATACGACAATTTACTTTAATCCTGATAAAGTAGCCGACCTTTCTGATGATGTGGTAAAAGCGGTTAGCAATAAGTAA
- the lpxA gene encoding acyl-ACP--UDP-N-acetylglucosamine O-acyltransferase: protein MAIHPTAIIESGARLGENVSVGPYSYIGNDVIIGDNCKIESHVVIKGPSEIGSGNHIFQFASVGEACQDKKYKDEPTKLIIGDNNVIRECATIHRGTIQDEGITRIGSNNLFMAYTHVAHDAVIGSNVIFANNASVAGHVHIGDWVILAGNSGVHQFCKVGSHAFIGMYSGVNQDVPPFVTTTGTPARPVAINTEGLKRRGFESDEIMATRRAYKTLFRKGLRLEDALEALKEDASEFAAVQQMIDFIATSNRGLIR, encoded by the coding sequence ATGGCTATTCATCCTACCGCAATTATCGAATCAGGCGCGCGTTTAGGCGAGAATGTTTCTGTAGGCCCTTATAGTTATATTGGCAATGACGTAATCATTGGTGATAACTGTAAGATTGAATCACATGTTGTGATCAAAGGCCCATCTGAGATTGGTTCAGGCAATCACATTTTCCAATTCGCGTCAGTAGGGGAAGCCTGCCAAGATAAAAAGTACAAGGATGAACCAACCAAGCTAATTATTGGTGATAACAACGTTATTCGTGAGTGTGCGACTATTCATCGTGGCACAATTCAAGATGAAGGGATCACTCGAATTGGTAGCAACAACCTATTTATGGCATACACCCATGTGGCACACGATGCGGTTATTGGCAGCAATGTGATTTTCGCTAACAATGCGAGTGTAGCCGGACATGTACATATTGGTGACTGGGTTATCCTTGCGGGTAATTCAGGTGTACACCAATTTTGTAAAGTGGGTTCACATGCCTTTATTGGCATGTATTCTGGTGTGAATCAAGACGTGCCGCCTTTTGTTACAACGACTGGCACGCCAGCGAGGCCCGTTGCAATTAACACCGAAGGCTTAAAGCGTCGCGGCTTTGAGTCTGATGAAATTATGGCAACAAGACGCGCATACAAAACGTTATTCCGTAAGGGACTGCGTTTGGAAGATGCGTTAGAAGCGTTAAAAGAGGATGCTTCTGAGTTCGCAGCAGTTCAACAAATGATTGATTTTATTGCGACTTCTAATCGCGGTTTGATCCGCTAA
- the rnhB gene encoding ribonuclease HII gives MQIERPDVQYIAGVDEVGRGPLVGDVVTAAVILDPSKPIIGLTDSKKLSEKKRLALAEEIKEKALCYCIARASVAEIDDLNILHATMLAMTRAVEGLEIQPNHVFVDGNRLPKLSVAATAVVKGDSLVAEISAASILAKVTRDNEMLALDAEYPEFGFAGHKGYPTKAHFAALAAHGVTPHHRTSFKPVQRILAEKE, from the coding sequence ATGCAAATTGAACGTCCTGATGTGCAGTATATTGCAGGCGTTGACGAGGTAGGACGTGGCCCGTTGGTGGGTGACGTTGTGACCGCAGCCGTCATTTTAGATCCAAGCAAACCGATTATTGGTTTAACCGACTCAAAAAAGCTGTCAGAGAAAAAACGCCTTGCATTGGCAGAAGAAATAAAAGAAAAAGCGTTGTGTTACTGTATTGCAAGAGCGTCAGTTGCAGAAATTGACGATCTGAATATTCTTCACGCAACGATGTTGGCGATGACACGCGCAGTTGAAGGATTGGAAATTCAACCAAATCATGTATTTGTTGATGGTAATCGTTTACCTAAGCTGAGCGTTGCGGCTACTGCAGTTGTAAAAGGGGATAGCCTAGTTGCCGAGATAAGTGCGGCATCCATATTGGCGAAAGTCACTCGAGACAATGAGATGTTAGCACTGGATGCGGAATATCCTGAGTTTGGTTTTGCAGGCCACAAAGGTTATCCAACCAAAGCCCACTTTGCTGCACTCGCAGCACATGGGGTTACTCCGCATCATCGTACAAGCTTTAAGCCTGTGCAACGAATTTTGGCCGAGAAGGAGTAA
- the lpxD gene encoding UDP-3-O-(3-hydroxymyristoyl)glucosamine N-acyltransferase: protein MTKLHTLSQLAEYLGAQLQGDGDKSIRNIATLAQAKDDQIAFLANSKYRGQLEDTTAGAVILSEKDADYFAGNKLIIADPYVAYAKLAQKLDSTPSAASGVHRTAVISDTATLGENVSVGANAVIEDGAVIGDDVEIGPGCFIGKHAKIGAKTKLWANVTIYHEVQIGEQCLFQSGAVIGSDGFGYANEKGEWVKIPQVGTVIIGDRVEVGASTSIDRGALEDTIIHSNVILDNQIQIAHNVEVGYGTAIAGCTVLAGSVKIGKYCQIGGMTAINGHNEICDGVVITGMSMVTKGITEPGIYSSGLPHQTNKEWRKSIAHLRNLSDFKSRLKALEVLTAKLKETDVE from the coding sequence ATGACAAAACTTCACACCTTATCTCAACTCGCTGAGTATCTAGGTGCTCAGCTGCAAGGTGATGGCGATAAATCAATTCGAAATATCGCCACTCTCGCACAGGCAAAAGACGACCAAATCGCGTTTTTAGCCAACAGCAAATACCGTGGTCAGCTTGAAGATACGACTGCGGGGGCCGTGATCTTGAGTGAAAAGGACGCGGACTATTTTGCCGGTAATAAACTCATTATCGCTGACCCTTATGTAGCTTATGCAAAACTTGCACAGAAGCTAGATTCAACCCCTAGCGCAGCATCAGGGGTTCATCGTACAGCAGTTATCTCAGATACTGCAACGCTTGGTGAAAACGTCAGCGTAGGTGCGAATGCCGTAATTGAAGATGGTGCTGTGATTGGTGATGATGTTGAGATAGGGCCGGGCTGTTTCATTGGAAAACATGCCAAAATAGGCGCAAAGACTAAACTCTGGGCAAACGTGACTATCTATCATGAAGTACAGATAGGAGAACAATGTCTATTCCAGTCTGGTGCCGTAATAGGAAGTGATGGCTTTGGCTACGCCAACGAAAAAGGCGAGTGGGTTAAGATCCCTCAAGTTGGCACCGTAATTATTGGCGACCGTGTCGAAGTTGGCGCGAGTACTTCTATTGATAGAGGTGCGCTAGAAGACACCATTATTCATAGTAACGTCATTTTAGATAACCAGATCCAAATTGCCCATAACGTCGAGGTTGGTTACGGTACAGCCATCGCAGGCTGCACAGTACTGGCGGGCAGTGTTAAAATCGGTAAATACTGCCAAATTGGTGGTATGACGGCAATCAATGGTCACAACGAAATTTGTGATGGGGTTGTTATTACTGGTATGAGCATGGTTACTAAAGGAATTACTGAGCCGGGGATCTACTCTTCTGGTTTACCTCACCAAACGAATAAAGAGTGGCGTAAGTCTATTGCACACTTACGCAATTTATCTGACTTTAAGTCGCGCCTGAAGGCACTTGAGGTGTTGACAGCAAAGCTTAAAGAGACTGATGTAGAATAA
- the lpxB gene encoding lipid-A-disaccharide synthase yields MANEKNITIGVVAGELSGDILGAGLINALKLHYPNANFVGIGGPKMQQAGCKSLFDMDELAVMGLVEVLGRLPRLLKIKKQLVNYFIDNPPDVFIGIDAPDFNLRVEKPLKAAGIKTIQYVSPSVWAWRQKRIHKIAEATNLVLSLLPFEKAFYDKHEVPCTFVGHTLADEIPLEPDTAGARAQLNLSQNDTVLALLPGSRGSEVGLLSRTYLATAKKLIDKIPDLKIVVPLVNEKRRAQFLEALKEVAPELNPIMLDGQSALAMQAADTVLLASGTATLEAMLYKKPMVVGYKLNPKSYWIFNTFFTFNIKYFALPNLLADAPLVPEFLQAECNPDALADALFPMLKGNNSKLVRKFYEIHENIRLNASKQAAQAVMELIDAN; encoded by the coding sequence ATGGCTAACGAAAAAAATATCACCATTGGCGTGGTCGCAGGAGAGTTATCAGGCGATATACTCGGGGCAGGCCTGATAAATGCGCTAAAACTTCATTACCCCAATGCCAATTTTGTCGGGATCGGTGGCCCTAAAATGCAACAAGCTGGTTGTAAAAGCCTGTTCGACATGGATGAACTGGCTGTTATGGGGCTAGTCGAAGTGCTAGGTCGTTTACCTCGCTTGCTAAAAATTAAAAAGCAGTTGGTAAACTACTTTATTGATAATCCACCTGATGTATTCATTGGCATTGATGCACCAGATTTTAACCTACGGGTTGAAAAGCCATTGAAAGCAGCTGGAATCAAAACTATACAATATGTAAGCCCAAGTGTGTGGGCGTGGCGTCAAAAACGTATTCATAAGATTGCCGAAGCGACTAACCTAGTGCTGTCTTTGCTGCCATTCGAAAAAGCCTTTTATGATAAACATGAAGTGCCTTGTACATTTGTGGGTCATACGCTGGCGGATGAAATTCCACTTGAACCGGATACCGCAGGTGCGCGTGCACAGCTGAACTTAAGTCAAAATGATACGGTTTTAGCACTGCTTCCAGGTAGCCGAGGCTCTGAAGTTGGCTTATTGAGCCGCACTTATCTTGCTACCGCAAAAAAACTAATCGATAAAATTCCCGACTTAAAAATCGTCGTGCCTTTGGTAAACGAAAAGCGCAGAGCGCAGTTTTTGGAAGCCTTGAAAGAAGTTGCGCCGGAATTGAACCCGATTATGCTTGATGGCCAATCAGCACTTGCAATGCAAGCGGCGGATACCGTTTTACTGGCCTCGGGTACTGCCACACTTGAGGCAATGCTATATAAGAAACCAATGGTGGTAGGGTATAAGCTGAATCCTAAGAGTTATTGGATTTTTAATACCTTTTTTACCTTTAACATCAAATACTTTGCCTTGCCGAATTTATTGGCCGACGCACCACTAGTACCTGAGTTTTTACAGGCAGAGTGTAACCCTGACGCACTTGCTGATGCGCTTTTCCCGATGTTAAAAGGCAATAATAGTAAGCTTGTTAGAAAGTTTTACGAGATACATGAGAACATTCGCCTAAATGCCAGCAAACAAGCGGCTCAGGCTGTAATGGAGTTGATAGATGCAAATTGA
- the dnaE gene encoding DNA polymerase III subunit alpha, translated as MPAPQFVHLRVHSDFSMVDGLAKTKPIVARAEELAMPALAITDQMNLCGLVRFYSGAHGAGIKPIIGADFWLKSDQFPDEPSRILVLAKNNQGYKNLTLLISDAYLRGHVFHRPVIDKEWLAKYKEGLILISGAKDGDLGKAILKGNPKLIEETLAFYEQHFSDHFYIELQRTSRAQEEEYLHGAVEVAAARNIPVVATNEVVFLHEKDFDAHEIRVAIHDGYTLEDKNRPKRFSKEQYLKTSEQMQALFSDIPEALENTVEIAKRCNVTVQLGTYFLPDYPTGDLAIEDFLVKVSKDGLEERLQFLFPDENDRKEKRGEYDDRLQVELDVINQMGFPGYFLIVMEFIQWSKDNGIPVGPGRGSGAGSLVAYALKITDLDPLEFDLLFERFLNPERVSMPDFDVDFCMDRRDEVIDHVAKLYGRDAVSQIITFGTMAAKAVIRDVGRVLGHPYGFVDRISKLVPGDPGMTLAKAFDVEPRLPEAYDSDEEVRELIDKCRILEGCTRNAGKHAGGVVISPTTITDFAALYCDEEGKFPVTQFDKNDVETAGLVKFDFLGLRTLTILQWALDMANERLGRESREPIDIAAIPLDDPASFKVLLDAQTTAVFQLESRGMKDLIRRLKPDCFEDMIALVALFRPGPLQSGMVDNFIDRKHGREEVSYPDAQYQHESLQPILEPTYGIILYQEQVMQIAQVLAGYSLGGADLLRRAMGKKKPEEMAKQRATFEDGAKNNGVEGELAMKIFDLVEKFAGYGFNKSHSAAYALVSYQTLWMKTHFPAEFMAAVMSADMDNTDKIVTLVDECENMKLTLLPPDVNAGVYKFTVNRQGEIVYGIGAIKGVGEGPVEAILEARAKGGEFKDLFDFCARVDLKRLNKRVIEKLIYAGALDKLGPDGDQPGRATLLASLKDAMKSAEQHHKAESLGQSDLFGLLAVEPEEVEQAFIKATPLSDKEWLNGEKETLGLYLTGHPINQYRKELKYYTSGKLVDLQPGNRDTVATAAGLVINARTLINKKGARWGLITLDDKSARIDVRLFPEQFEMYQEMLQINQILVISGQVSFDNFSGGITMTAREISTIAQAREKRISAIKMTLNMAQIDANFFDNFKKVLEPYKFGTCPVKIKYQRPDALAELTLGTQWCVTPSDELLTRLSLLAAQELELEFN; from the coding sequence ATGCCAGCCCCGCAGTTTGTCCATTTGCGTGTACACAGTGACTTCTCAATGGTGGACGGTCTAGCTAAGACTAAACCAATTGTGGCAAGGGCCGAAGAGCTTGCAATGCCTGCCCTTGCCATCACCGATCAAATGAACTTATGTGGTTTGGTGCGCTTCTATAGCGGCGCCCACGGGGCAGGGATTAAGCCAATAATTGGAGCGGACTTTTGGCTTAAGTCAGATCAATTTCCTGATGAGCCAAGCCGAATTCTCGTTCTCGCTAAGAACAATCAGGGTTATAAAAACCTGACTTTGTTGATCTCCGATGCTTATCTTCGCGGCCATGTTTTCCATCGTCCTGTTATTGATAAAGAGTGGCTAGCAAAATATAAAGAAGGTCTGATCCTTATTTCCGGCGCGAAAGATGGCGACTTAGGTAAAGCTATCTTAAAAGGTAATCCTAAGCTCATTGAGGAGACTCTAGCGTTTTACGAACAGCATTTTAGCGACCATTTTTATATCGAGTTGCAACGCACCTCACGTGCACAAGAAGAAGAATATCTCCACGGTGCTGTGGAGGTGGCGGCGGCGCGTAATATACCCGTTGTGGCGACGAATGAAGTGGTGTTTTTACATGAAAAAGACTTTGATGCCCATGAAATTCGCGTTGCTATTCACGACGGTTACACATTAGAAGATAAAAATAGACCAAAGCGATTTTCTAAAGAGCAATATTTAAAGACTTCTGAGCAAATGCAAGCGCTCTTTAGCGACATTCCAGAAGCTTTAGAAAACACCGTAGAAATCGCCAAACGCTGTAACGTGACGGTACAGCTTGGCACATATTTCCTACCAGATTATCCAACGGGCGATCTGGCGATTGAAGATTTCTTGGTAAAAGTGTCGAAAGATGGTCTAGAAGAACGTTTGCAGTTTTTATTTCCTGACGAAAATGACCGCAAAGAAAAGCGTGGTGAGTATGACGACCGTCTGCAGGTTGAGCTTGACGTTATTAACCAAATGGGATTTCCAGGTTACTTCTTAATCGTAATGGAGTTCATTCAGTGGAGTAAGGATAACGGCATCCCTGTAGGTCCTGGTCGTGGCTCCGGTGCCGGCTCTTTGGTGGCATATGCGCTTAAGATCACAGATCTTGACCCACTTGAATTCGATCTCCTATTCGAACGATTCCTTAACCCAGAACGGGTTTCGATGCCAGACTTTGACGTCGACTTCTGTATGGATAGGCGGGATGAGGTAATTGACCACGTAGCTAAACTCTACGGTCGTGACGCAGTATCTCAGATCATCACTTTTGGTACGATGGCGGCAAAAGCGGTAATTCGAGACGTCGGCCGTGTGCTTGGCCACCCTTATGGCTTCGTAGATAGGATTTCCAAGCTTGTACCTGGCGACCCTGGTATGACACTTGCCAAAGCGTTTGATGTTGAGCCTCGCTTGCCTGAAGCTTATGACAGTGATGAAGAAGTCCGTGAACTGATCGATAAATGTCGTATTCTTGAAGGCTGTACACGTAACGCGGGTAAACACGCCGGTGGTGTTGTTATCTCGCCTACCACTATTACCGACTTTGCAGCACTGTATTGCGACGAAGAAGGTAAATTCCCAGTTACCCAGTTTGATAAGAATGACGTAGAAACTGCAGGTCTGGTTAAGTTTGACTTCCTCGGTTTAAGAACGCTAACCATTTTGCAATGGGCGCTCGACATGGCGAACGAACGCCTTGGCAGAGAAAGTCGTGAACCGATTGATATTGCCGCCATCCCACTGGATGACCCTGCAAGTTTTAAAGTGTTACTAGACGCACAAACAACTGCGGTATTCCAGTTGGAATCTCGTGGTATGAAAGACTTGATCCGTCGCTTGAAGCCAGACTGTTTCGAAGACATGATCGCACTGGTTGCACTATTCCGTCCAGGCCCGTTGCAATCAGGCATGGTAGATAACTTTATCGACCGTAAGCATGGTCGCGAGGAAGTATCGTATCCTGATGCGCAATATCAGCACGAAAGCCTACAACCTATACTGGAGCCGACCTACGGGATCATCCTTTACCAAGAACAGGTAATGCAGATAGCGCAGGTGCTTGCAGGTTATAGCCTAGGCGGCGCAGATTTGCTTCGTCGTGCAATGGGTAAGAAAAAGCCAGAAGAAATGGCAAAGCAACGTGCAACGTTCGAAGATGGTGCCAAAAACAATGGCGTCGAAGGCGAACTTGCCATGAAAATCTTCGACTTGGTAGAGAAATTCGCGGGTTACGGCTTTAACAAATCACACTCTGCTGCTTACGCGTTGGTGTCTTACCAAACGCTATGGATGAAAACCCATTTCCCTGCCGAGTTTATGGCGGCGGTAATGTCAGCGGATATGGATAACACCGACAAAATCGTAACCTTGGTCGATGAATGCGAAAACATGAAGTTGACGCTGCTACCACCAGATGTGAATGCCGGTGTTTATAAATTTACTGTAAATCGTCAAGGTGAGATCGTCTATGGTATAGGGGCGATAAAAGGCGTAGGTGAAGGTCCTGTTGAAGCTATTCTTGAAGCGCGAGCTAAGGGAGGAGAATTTAAAGATTTATTCGACTTCTGTGCGCGAGTTGATTTAAAGCGCCTAAATAAACGCGTGATTGAAAAGCTAATATACGCAGGAGCGCTTGATAAGCTTGGCCCTGATGGAGATCAGCCAGGGCGTGCGACTTTACTGGCAAGCCTAAAGGATGCCATGAAGTCGGCAGAGCAGCATCACAAAGCTGAATCACTTGGACAGAGCGACTTATTTGGTTTGCTTGCGGTTGAGCCAGAGGAGGTTGAACAAGCCTTTATCAAAGCCACGCCGCTCAGCGATAAAGAATGGTTAAACGGGGAAAAAGAGACGTTAGGTCTCTACCTAACTGGTCACCCAATTAATCAATATCGCAAAGAATTAAAATATTATACCTCTGGCAAGTTAGTTGACTTACAACCCGGTAATCGTGATACGGTAGCAACCGCGGCGGGACTGGTTATCAATGCTCGTACCTTGATAAACAAAAAAGGAGCGCGTTGGGGACTTATCACTTTAGATGACAAAAGTGCCCGAATTGATGTACGCTTATTTCCTGAACAGTTTGAAATGTACCAAGAAATGCTGCAAATTAACCAAATCTTGGTAATATCTGGACAGGTCAGCTTTGATAACTTCTCTGGTGGCATTACAATGACCGCAAGAGAAATCTCTACCATTGCTCAGGCGCGAGAAAAGCGTATTAGTGCAATAAAAATGACGCTAAATATGGCTCAAATTGACGCGAACTTCTTTGATAATTTCAAAAAAGTGCTAGAACCATATAAATTTGGAACGTGTCCGGTAAAAATTAAATATCAGCGTCCTGATGCATTAGCAGAGTTAACATTAGGAACACAATGGTGTGTGACGCCGAGTGATGAGCTTTTAACTCGTTTATCACTATTGGCGGCGCAGGAATTAGAATTAGAATTTAACTAA
- the fabZ gene encoding 3-hydroxyacyl-ACP dehydratase FabZ gives MANELNSFDIQEILKLLPHRYPMLLVDKVVDFKPGEYLHAIKNVTINEPIFTGHFPEQPIFPGVLILEAMAQATGLLGFKTVENRSENELYLFAAIDNARFKQPVLPGDTMHLHVKFEKERRNIWKFSAEAKVEGKTVCSAEIMCARREF, from the coding sequence TTGGCTAACGAATTAAACAGCTTTGATATCCAAGAGATTTTAAAACTTCTTCCACACCGCTACCCAATGTTGCTTGTTGACAAAGTAGTAGATTTTAAGCCAGGCGAATATCTTCACGCGATTAAAAATGTGACGATTAATGAGCCTATTTTTACAGGTCACTTTCCAGAGCAACCTATTTTTCCTGGTGTATTGATCCTAGAAGCGATGGCACAGGCAACCGGTTTACTTGGTTTTAAAACGGTCGAGAATCGTAGCGAGAATGAACTATACTTATTTGCAGCGATTGATAATGCACGTTTCAAACAACCTGTACTGCCGGGTGATACGATGCATTTGCATGTTAAGTTTGAAAAAGAACGTCGTAATATTTGGAAGTTCAGTGCTGAAGCTAAAGTTGAAGGCAAGACGGTGTGTTCAGCTGAAATTATGTGTGCTAGAAGAGAGTTTTAA